A region from the Paenibacillus humicola genome encodes:
- a CDS encoding S-layer homology domain-containing protein: protein MIRKQAYVSLLLALVLAFGCICPAVGHADSSMDVLVTADNCKDNSGWYPGGTNDGSPLYNDYVGSFGDTTFGISRCELKFDLSSVVGQITGVQLALFEDTSYSFGSPDLIIGGSYDDAWPLSSGADAYIPAVDETNLLHDTTIDAGWNHFESAQLTQFIVNQANGDKTATLILEGSATSGDNYFGFHSTNNADQTIWPRLIVTYNPVVYAYSAAASAVTTSPIAGAADAITLTVKDSTGAVDTTFSGAHNVSISGYEQAPDNSFGSFGGTTLNGSSTPVSLNFTNGVATADLKLNQADPQTIALSVADLVNPAANTIVITPAAGNTAGMKVTTDVTAPAANGGPFAQQPVVALVDAYGNKNPGDNSTQVTASKLDGGAWTLTGTTTVTANAGAASFSGLGADNDAAVNGAKLAFNGGGLAQITSAAVNLPAPAGAQSATASAAAASPVAGAANAITLNVRDAKGHPDTTFSGAHQVTISGYGQAPGGSYGSFGGTALTAGSTTVSLNFTSGTASADLALNKAGLQTIAWSVAGVAAPDTNTVDITPAAGTTAAMNVTTQPAAPAANGGPFAQQPVITLVDAFGNTNSSDNATQVTASEAGGGGWTLTGTSTATANAGVVSFSDLGAANDAAVTGAQVAFDAAGLVQAASLPLNLPGPAGAQSVAVSAQTVTPAKGEANTITLTVKDSLGHTDTSFSGAHSITISGYAQAPDGTYGSFGGTTLNGSSTAVSLTFTSGTASAPLKLNKAGGQTISFSVTGVQNPAVSIVITPKNDAPAAAVDGPYVTNQSTPLTVAAADGVLRNDTDADSDNLTAVLVTDPSHGSLVLNPDGSFTYSPDAGYYGTDQFTYKANDGQADSNPAAVSIQINDTIPPDSPGITLNPSGWTNGTVTATVYGEPGGSFEYRIGSDPGWTAYTGPVSLTAEGEYPIEARQTDAAGNVSGIGQAAVRIDKTAPVITLNGDDQMSVYLNETFTDPGAAVTDNLSTGLQATAVGSVDTHTLGNYVIHYQAADLAGNAAAEKTRTVHVIAKPLGLSFNATEYTVQLHQTIPFSVAMNYSDGSSVDVTASSSYTFNPEGIASIPSVGVLSGEQAGSTVVKAVYGTDSATVNVVVNPLSANADLSSLTLSSGTLSPAFSPSVTGYDVTVKNSVSSVTVTAAADDHASTVSINGAAAQAGQQTEDVPLHVGRNKLNVIVTSPSGGTKTYSLDIWRNNPSGNTPGGPNSPSTPSTPSNPNPPGSSVDIVVNGQVEGQIGTAVQDTAPNGQTRITYTLDEGKLSEKLDQEGPNAVVTIPVDDPFGQIIASVNGQIVSKMGLQGAVLRIQTKSVTYTLPIRQLNLDRVMHQLGIDGSPNKMNVFVNIANLTDGEAKLEAEQETKAHLAQVAPPITFSITATNGDKTIEIDRFDAYVSRTFIIPGDVDPAKITTGVVWTQDGTFHHVPTKVTAVDGHYEAEIHSLTNSTYAVVYHAAAFPDVERHWSKDAVNNMASRLIISGKDDTHFDPDGTVTRSEFIAILARAMGLASYTNTPDFTDVVKSAWYYDSVAVGLEYELISGYADHTFKPNEAVTREEAMLMMARAAKLAGQPVSLSAAQQQQLLGPFKDASHVGSWAREAAAYCVQEGIVLGSGQLLHPQANLTRAEAAAMTLRLLTAADLI from the coding sequence GTGATTAGAAAACAAGCCTATGTTTCGTTATTGCTGGCGCTGGTGCTGGCATTCGGCTGTATCTGTCCCGCTGTCGGCCATGCCGATTCATCCATGGATGTCCTGGTAACCGCCGACAATTGTAAAGACAATTCCGGATGGTATCCGGGCGGAACGAATGACGGCTCACCGCTTTACAATGATTATGTGGGGAGTTTCGGAGATACCACCTTTGGTATTTCACGGTGCGAATTGAAATTCGATCTGAGCAGCGTGGTGGGACAGATTACGGGAGTTCAATTGGCTCTTTTCGAGGACACCAGCTATTCATTCGGCTCGCCCGATCTCATAATTGGCGGATCGTATGACGACGCTTGGCCGTTATCCTCCGGTGCAGACGCCTATATTCCTGCTGTGGATGAAACCAATTTGCTGCATGACACCACGATTGATGCAGGGTGGAATCACTTTGAGTCGGCACAACTGACCCAATTTATCGTCAATCAGGCGAATGGGGACAAAACGGCTACCTTAATTTTGGAAGGCTCGGCGACGAGCGGAGATAACTATTTTGGATTTCATTCTACAAACAATGCGGATCAAACGATCTGGCCGAGACTGATCGTAACTTATAATCCGGTCGTTTACGCATACAGCGCCGCTGCGTCTGCAGTAACGACTTCCCCGATAGCGGGAGCGGCGGATGCGATCACGCTGACCGTAAAGGATTCGACAGGCGCTGTGGACACGACGTTCAGCGGTGCGCATAATGTGTCGATTTCGGGCTATGAGCAGGCGCCTGACAACTCATTCGGCAGCTTCGGCGGAACAACGTTAAACGGTTCGTCGACGCCGGTAAGCCTGAACTTTACGAATGGCGTCGCAACGGCGGACTTAAAGCTGAACCAAGCCGATCCGCAAACGATCGCGTTGAGCGTGGCGGATCTGGTCAATCCGGCGGCGAATACGATCGTCATCACGCCGGCGGCGGGCAATACCGCCGGGATGAAGGTGACGACCGATGTAACCGCGCCTGCAGCCAACGGCGGGCCGTTCGCGCAGCAGCCGGTCGTTGCGCTGGTCGATGCCTACGGGAATAAGAACCCCGGCGACAATTCGACTCAAGTGACGGCCTCGAAGCTGGACGGCGGTGCTTGGACGTTGACCGGCACGACGACGGTAACGGCAAATGCGGGCGCCGCCAGCTTCAGCGGCCTTGGCGCGGATAATGACGCGGCGGTAAACGGTGCGAAGCTGGCGTTTAATGGCGGCGGATTGGCGCAAATCACGAGCGCAGCCGTAAATCTGCCGGCGCCGGCGGGGGCGCAGAGCGCGACGGCATCCGCGGCAGCGGCTTCGCCTGTGGCTGGCGCGGCGAACGCCATTACGCTTAACGTACGGGATGCAAAGGGACATCCCGATACAACCTTCAGCGGCGCGCATCAAGTAACCATTTCCGGCTACGGGCAAGCGCCGGGCGGTTCGTACGGCAGCTTTGGCGGGACGGCGTTAACCGCAGGCTCGACAACGGTAAGTCTGAACTTTACGAGCGGTACGGCATCGGCGGACCTGGCGCTAAACAAGGCCGGTTTGCAAACGATCGCGTGGAGCGTGGCGGGAGTTGCGGCCCCGGATACGAACACGGTCGATATCACCCCGGCGGCGGGTACTACCGCTGCGATGAACGTAACGACGCAGCCGGCAGCACCGGCGGCTAACGGCGGGCCATTTGCCCAGCAGCCGGTCATTACGCTTGTTGACGCGTTCGGTAACACGAATTCTAGCGACAATGCGACGCAAGTAACGGCCTCGGAAGCGGGCGGCGGCGGATGGACCTTGACCGGCACTTCGACGGCGACGGCGAACGCGGGCGTCGTGAGCTTCAGCGATCTGGGAGCGGCGAACGACGCGGCCGTGACCGGCGCGCAGGTAGCCTTTGACGCAGCCGGACTGGTGCAGGCAGCAAGCTTACCTCTGAATCTTCCGGGGCCGGCGGGGGCGCAGTCGGTCGCGGTTTCGGCTCAGACGGTTACGCCCGCCAAAGGCGAAGCGAATACGATTACGTTAACGGTGAAGGATTCGCTCGGACATACGGATACAAGCTTCAGCGGCGCTCATAGCATCACGATTTCGGGATACGCGCAGGCTCCGGACGGCACATACGGCAGCTTCGGGGGAACGACGTTGAACGGTTCGTCAACCGCCGTCAGTCTGACGTTCACGAGCGGAACGGCATCGGCTCCGTTGAAGCTGAACAAGGCTGGCGGCCAAACGATTTCGTTTAGCGTAACCGGCGTCCAAAATCCGGCGGTCTCGATCGTCATCACGCCGAAGAACGACGCGCCTGCGGCGGCCGTTGACGGTCCGTATGTGACGAACCAGTCGACGCCGTTAACGGTGGCGGCGGCCGATGGCGTACTCCGTAACGACACCGATGCCGACAGCGACAATTTAACCGCTGTACTCGTCACCGATCCATCGCATGGATCGTTGGTGCTGAATCCGGACGGTTCGTTTACCTATTCGCCGGACGCGGGGTATTATGGAACGGACCAATTCACCTACAAAGCAAACGACGGCCAAGCCGACTCGAATCCGGCTGCCGTCTCGATCCAGATAAACGATACGATACCTCCGGACAGCCCGGGCATTACGTTGAACCCGTCCGGCTGGACGAACGGGACGGTAACCGCTACCGTTTACGGCGAGCCTGGCGGTTCGTTCGAATATCGGATCGGCTCCGATCCCGGCTGGACGGCTTACACGGGACCGGTAAGCCTGACAGCGGAAGGCGAATATCCGATCGAAGCGCGCCAAACCGACGCCGCGGGCAATGTGAGCGGTATCGGGCAGGCGGCGGTGCGCATCGATAAAACGGCTCCCGTCATTACGCTGAACGGCGACGATCAGATGTCGGTCTATTTGAACGAGACCTTCACGGACCCTGGCGCGGCCGTAACCGATAATCTGTCGACGGGTCTGCAGGCGACGGCCGTCGGCAGCGTAGATACGCATACGCTCGGCAATTACGTGATTCATTATCAGGCTGCGGATTTGGCCGGCAACGCAGCGGCCGAGAAAACCCGGACGGTCCATGTCATTGCCAAGCCGCTCGGGCTGAGCTTCAACGCAACGGAATATACCGTTCAGCTCCATCAGACGATCCCGTTCTCGGTTGCGATGAATTATTCGGACGGCAGCTCGGTCGACGTCACGGCAAGCAGCAGCTATACGTTTAATCCCGAAGGGATAGCAAGCATCCCGTCGGTTGGAGTACTGTCCGGCGAACAAGCCGGCAGTACCGTCGTGAAAGCCGTTTACGGAACGGACAGCGCAACCGTTAACGTCGTTGTCAATCCGCTGAGCGCGAATGCGGACTTAAGCTCGCTAACGCTCTCTTCCGGCACGTTAAGTCCGGCCTTTTCGCCGTCCGTTACCGGATACGACGTAACGGTTAAAAACTCCGTGTCGTCCGTAACGGTGACGGCGGCAGCGGATGACCATGCATCGACGGTCAGCATTAACGGCGCGGCAGCTCAGGCCGGACAGCAGACGGAAGACGTTCCGCTTCATGTCGGCCGAAATAAATTGAATGTCATTGTCACCTCGCCGAGCGGCGGTACGAAAACCTACAGTCTGGACATTTGGCGGAACAACCCGTCCGGCAACACGCCGGGCGGGCCGAACAGCCCCAGCACTCCGAGCACTCCAAGCAATCCGAATCCGCCCGGCTCCAGTGTCGATATCGTGGTGAACGGACAGGTTGAGGGGCAAATCGGTACGGCTGTACAGGACACGGCGCCGAACGGTCAAACGCGGATTACCTATACGCTTGACGAAGGCAAGCTGAGCGAAAAGCTGGATCAAGAAGGGCCGAATGCGGTTGTAACGATTCCCGTGGACGATCCGTTCGGTCAAATTATCGCTTCGGTGAACGGACAAATCGTCAGCAAAATGGGGCTGCAGGGTGCCGTTCTGCGCATCCAGACGAAGTCTGTCACGTACACGCTTCCGATCCGGCAGCTGAATCTGGATCGTGTGATGCATCAGCTTGGCATAGACGGCTCGCCGAACAAAATGAACGTTTTCGTCAATATCGCGAATTTGACGGACGGAGAGGCGAAGCTTGAAGCGGAGCAGGAGACGAAAGCGCATCTTGCCCAGGTCGCGCCGCCGATAACTTTTTCAATTACGGCGACGAACGGGGACAAAACGATCGAAATTGACCGCTTTGACGCTTATGTAAGCCGGACCTTTATCATCCCGGGCGATGTCGATCCGGCAAAAATCACGACGGGCGTCGTCTGGACGCAGGACGGAACGTTCCATCACGTCCCTACTAAAGTGACGGCCGTCGACGGGCATTACGAAGCGGAAATTCACAGCTTGACGAACAGTACCTATGCAGTTGTCTATCACGCGGCGGCATTTCCCGATGTGGAACGTCACTGGTCCAAGGATGCGGTGAACAATATGGCCTCGCGGCTGATTATCAGCGGTAAGGACGATACGCATTTCGATCCGGACGGCACCGTCACCCGTTCGGAATTCATCGCGATCCTCGCCAGGGCGATGGGGCTTGCCAGCTATACGAATACGCCGGACTTCACGGATGTCGTCAAATCCGCCTGGTATTACGATTCCGTCGCAGTGGGCCTTGAATACGAGCTGATTTCGGGTTATGCCGACCATACGTTCAAACCGAACGAAGCCGTTACGCGCGAAGAGGCCATGCTGATGATGGCGCGTGCGGCAAAGCTGGCCGGACAGCCGGTCTCGTTATCGGCCGCTCAGCAGCAGCAGCTTCTCGGCCCGTTTAAGGACGCTTCGCACGTCGGTTCCTGGGCGAGGGAAGCGGCGGCCTATTGCGTGCAAGAGGGCATCGTCTTGGGCAGCGGGCAGCTCCTCCATCCGCAGGCCAATCTGACCCGGGCGGAAGCGGCGGCCATGACGCTGCGCCTGCTCACTGCGGCCGATCTCATTTAA
- a CDS encoding GNAT family N-acetyltransferase: MLEIRPASSEDETFLYELYASTRAEEMKLWAWDERTAESFLRMQFAAQSRSYREQYPELRLRIVTVNGDRAGRISTCRLEKALLVVDLSLLPAFRGQGIGQRLMEAVQREASDLRLPVRLRVAKGNPAKRLYERLGFQTTADDGVYEQMEWHAS; the protein is encoded by the coding sequence ATGCTGGAGATCAGACCGGCATCTTCAGAAGACGAAACGTTCCTGTACGAGCTGTATGCGAGTACGCGAGCGGAAGAAATGAAGCTTTGGGCATGGGACGAAAGAACGGCCGAATCGTTTCTTCGCATGCAGTTCGCGGCCCAGTCCCGGTCCTACCGGGAGCAGTACCCGGAATTGCGGCTGCGGATCGTGACCGTAAACGGCGATCGGGCGGGACGCATCTCAACCTGCCGCTTGGAGAAGGCGCTGCTCGTCGTCGATCTGTCGCTGCTGCCGGCTTTTCGCGGACAAGGCATCGGGCAGAGGCTGATGGAGGCGGTTCAGCGGGAAGCGTCCGATCTGCGATTGCCGGTACGGCTCCGCGTTGCGAAAGGAAATCCGGCGAAGCGTCTGTATGAGCGGCTCGGATTTCAAACGACGGCTGACGACGGCGTGTATGAACAGATGGAATGGCATGCATCTTGA
- a CDS encoding phage tail protein: MDPYVGEIRLFAGNFPPKDWAFCDGSLLPIAQNTALFSILGVTYGGDGKTTFALPNLNGSAAMHQGAGPGLTPRTLGESVGEPNVTLLQTEMPAHTHVPQNQTTSSATSPEGAVWANVAGRAAPLYGTAPKTAMNVQAVGPAGGSMPHNNMQPYLGMNFIISLYGVYPPHS; encoded by the coding sequence ATGGATCCGTATGTTGGCGAGATTCGATTATTCGCAGGTAATTTCCCCCCCAAGGATTGGGCGTTTTGCGATGGGAGCTTGCTGCCGATTGCGCAAAATACGGCGCTCTTTTCGATTTTGGGGGTCACTTACGGCGGGGACGGGAAAACAACGTTTGCCCTGCCGAATTTGAACGGTTCAGCGGCTATGCATCAAGGGGCCGGTCCCGGATTGACGCCGCGAACGCTCGGAGAGAGCGTCGGCGAGCCGAATGTTACCTTGCTGCAAACGGAAATGCCGGCGCACACCCATGTGCCGCAAAATCAGACGACGTCGTCCGCGACCAGTCCGGAAGGGGCCGTTTGGGCGAACGTGGCCGGAAGAGCCGCGCCGCTTTACGGGACGGCGCCGAAAACGGCGATGAACGTTCAGGCGGTGGGACCTGCAGGCGGCAGTATGCCGCATAATAATATGCAGCCTTACCTGGGGATGAATTTTATTATTTCGCTTTACGGTGTATATCCTCCCCATTCGTAA
- a CDS encoding phage tail protein → MSEPYLGEIRLFAGTYAPVGWEFCNGQLLSISQNDALFSLLGTTYGGDGQTTFGLPDLRGRVPLGQGKNPTGSSYAMGQLAGTETVTLTVNNLPGHTHAVMANNTSGTTGDPSNAFWAQSTSTQYATAAPDAQMSAQSIASSGGSQPHDNMMPTLAVSYIIALNGIYPSQN, encoded by the coding sequence ATGAGCGAGCCCTATCTCGGGGAAATCCGACTTTTTGCCGGCACTTACGCGCCGGTAGGCTGGGAGTTTTGCAACGGTCAATTGTTGTCGATTTCCCAAAATGACGCTTTGTTTTCGCTATTGGGCACGACATACGGAGGAGACGGACAGACGACGTTCGGTTTGCCGGATTTGCGAGGCCGGGTGCCGCTGGGTCAAGGTAAAAACCCAACCGGGTCGAGTTATGCCATGGGGCAGCTAGCCGGGACCGAGACGGTCACCTTGACGGTGAACAATTTGCCGGGTCATACGCATGCGGTCATGGCAAACAATACATCCGGTACGACCGGCGATCCGTCGAATGCGTTTTGGGCGCAAAGCACGTCTACGCAGTATGCCACGGCGGCTCCGGATGCCCAAATGAGCGCGCAGTCCATCGCGAGCAGCGGCGGCAGCCAGCCGCACGACAATATGATGCCTACGCTGGCGGTAAGTTATATTATCGCGTTGAACGGCATTTATCCCAGTCAAAACTAA
- a CDS encoding phage tail protein, with amino-acid sequence MSEPFIGEIRQFGFGFAPKGWHICDGSILPISNNQALFSILGTTYGGNGTTTFALPDLRGRVPVKFSSSIALGEMSGEENHTLTVQEMPVHTHGAMADSAAPSSREATGNAWTNTGTIMMYQSAANTTMNGAALSASGGGQPHPNMQPYNVVNYCIALQGIYPSRN; translated from the coding sequence ATGTCAGAACCTTTCATTGGCGAGATCCGCCAGTTCGGTTTCGGCTTTGCGCCGAAAGGGTGGCATATTTGCGACGGGTCCATTTTGCCGATTTCGAACAATCAGGCGCTGTTTTCGATTTTAGGCACGACGTATGGCGGTAATGGGACGACGACGTTTGCCCTGCCGGACTTAAGAGGACGAGTTCCGGTCAAGTTCAGCAGCAGCATTGCGCTGGGCGAAATGAGCGGGGAGGAAAACCATACGCTCACCGTTCAAGAAATGCCGGTGCATACGCATGGGGCAATGGCCGACTCGGCCGCTCCTTCAAGCAGAGAAGCGACCGGTAACGCCTGGACCAATACCGGCACGATTATGATGTATCAAAGTGCCGCCAATACGACGATGAACGGCGCCGCGTTGTCCGCTTCGGGCGGCGGACAGCCGCATCCCAATATGCAGCCGTATAACGTCGTGAATTACTGCATCGCGCTGCAGGGCATTTATCCGTCCAGAAACTAG